Part of the Mycolicibacterium mageritense genome is shown below.
ATCTCCTTGAGCACCTGGCCGGCGATCGCCTGCTCACGATGGCCCAAGGTGAGCGCGTTGAGGAAGTCTGCACAGTCCGCGATGGACAGCTCGGCGACCTGCGCGATGGATTTGGCACCGTAGTCCCCCGCCGCCATGGTGACCGCGAGGATCTCGGGCTTGAGGCGCGTGCCGTTGCACTCCGGGCACGGGATGTCCCGCATGAAGCCCTCGTAGCGTTCCTTCATCTGCTCCGAGTCGGTCTGCTCCATGCGGCGCTGCAGGAACGCCATCACGCCTTCGAAGTCGGCGTAGTACGACCTGGTACGACCGTACCGGTTCTTGTAGCGGACGTGGACCTGGTGGTCGGAGCCTTCCAGGATGGCCTTGCGCGCCTTTGCCGGCAGCTTCTTCCACGGGGTGTCGACGTCGAAGCCCATCTGGTCGCCGAGGCCCGACAGCATGCGGGTGAAGTACTCGGCCGACTGGCCCACGGCCCACGGCGCGACGGCCCCCTCGGCGAGCGTCAGCTCCGGGTCCGGCACCACCAGGTCGGGGTCGACCTCTTTGCGGACACCCAGGCCCGTGCACTCAGGGCACGCGCCGTAGGGCGAGTTGAACGAGAAGGACCGCGGCTCCAGGTCGTCCACGGCCAGCGGGTGGCCGTTGGGGCAGGCCAGCTTCTCGGAGAAGCGCTGTTCACGGTGGGGGTGATCGTCCTCGCGGTCGACGAACTCCAGCACCACGATGCCGTCGGCCAGGTTCAGCGCGGTCTCCACCGAGTCGGTGAGCCGCTGCTTGGCGCTGGCCTTGACCGTGAGTCGGTCCACCACGACCTCGATGTCGTGCTTTTCCTGTTTCTTGAGCTTCGGCGGGTCGGTGAGCGAATGCACCACGCCGTCGACCCGCACGCGGCTGTAGCCCTGCGTGTTGAGCTTGTCGAAAAGGTCGACGAACTCGCCCTTGCGGGTGCGCACGACGGGCGCGAGCACCTGGAAGCGCAGGCCCTCATCCATCGCGAGCACCTGGTCGACGATCTGCTGCGGGGTCTGCCGAGCGATGCGCTCGCCGCACACCGGGCAGTGCGGCGTGCCGGCCCGGGCGTACAGCAAACGCAGGTAGTCGTACACCTCGGTGATGGTGCCCACCGTGGACCGCGGGTTGCGGTTGGTCGACTTCTGATCGATCGACACCGCGGGCGACAGGCCCTCGATGAAGTCCACATCGGGTTTGTCCATCTGACCGAGGAACTGCCGCGCGTACGCCGACAGCGACTCGACGTAACGGCGCTGCCCCTCGGCGAAGATGGTGTCAAACGCCAACGAGGACTTGCCCGACCCGGACAATCCGGTGAACACGATCAGGGCGTCACGCGGCAGATCGAGGTCCACCCCTCGCAGATTGTGCTCGCGGGCACCCTTGACAATCAGGCGGTCAGCCACGCGTTTCCTTTCCCACGGCATACTTCACGCCCATGCTATGTGGGACCACCGACAAGCCGGATACCGTGAGGTCATGACCCGTCCCAACATCACGGTCGACGAGACCTACACCGGCCATGTCGAGCCCCACACCGCCGCACGGCGCACCGTGCCCGGCGCCTCCATCGTGAAGGCGTCAGTCGGCCCGATGGACAACAACGCCTACCTGGTGACGTGTGCATCCACCGGCAAGACCCTGCTCATCGACGCCGCCAACGACGCCGACGCCCTGCTGGGCCTCATCGAGGCCAACGCGCCGAAGCTGGACCTGATCGTCACGACCCATCAGCACTTCGACCACGTGCAGGCGCTGGCGGCTGTGTCCGAGGCCACAGGTGCCCCGACCGCGGCACATCAACTCGACGCCGAAGCCCTTCCGGTGCGACCCGACCGCATCCTGGCCGACGGCGACACCATCCGGATCGGCGATCTCGAGCTGGACGTCATCCACCTGCGCGGCCACACCCCCGGGTCGGTCGCGCTCGCCCTGAACTCACCCGACGGTGTGACGCACCTGTTCACCGGTGACTGCCTGTTTCCGGGAGGCGTTGGCAAAACCTGGCAGCCGGGTGATTTCGAAACCTTGCTGGGCGATGTGACCAGCAAGGTCTTCGACGTCTATGACGACAACACCGTCGTCTACCCGGGACACGGCGACGACACCACGCTGGGCGCCGAACGGCCCAGCCTGACTGCGTGGCGCGAACGCGGCTGGTAAGCCGCTCTAGCTGGTGTGAACGATGAGCACGTCGGTCTTGGACCGGCGTGCCACGTTTGCGGGCACCGAGCCCAGCAACCGGCCTGCGATGGTGCTCAGGCCCACGTTGCCGACCACCAGCAGGTCAGCCTTGACGTCCTCGGACAGTTCGACGAGCGCGTCGACGGGAGCACCGACGATCGGGCGCTCCTCGATGTCCTTGGCGCCGGCTGCCTTGGCGCGGTCGCTCGCCTCACGCAGAATGGCGTAGATCGGGGCGTTGCCCGCCATCTGGTAGCCCTCATCCTTGAGCACGTCGGCCGCGCGCTGGTCTTCGCTCTGCGGGAAGTACGCAGTGGCGATGACAAGCTTCGCGTTCGCACCGGCGGCAATCTGACCGGCGCGGTCCACTGCACGCAATGACGAATCAGATCCGTCGGTGCCGACCACCACAGTTCGATAGGCGCTCATCCATACCCTCCCACTGTCAGTTGCAACGCCACCCGAGACATTAACCCGTAGCCCGCCGAACAGGGGTGCGATTGATCACACCCGTACGTTCGGCCGGCAGAACAACCCGGAATGTCGCCCGGGGTGGCATCTAAACGACTGATGTTAACCGCGGATCGCCAGATTCGGCGTCAACCGTGACGGATGCGACCCGTGAAAAAATCGTGTCGACACCGCCCGGAGTTGCGGCAAACGTGACGCAGGTCATCCCACGTTCCTGAATGTGGGGCCAATTATGGCCCCTCACTGGGTATTTCACCGACAGTTGGGACGGCGCGACGGAAAGTGTTGCGTCCTACGCGGACCCGGCTTCAGGATGACCGACGCTCCCGGCCGAAGTAGATCTCCTGGGTTGCGGTGCAGACGAATTGGCCCGACCGGTTGAACATCGTGGCCGTGGCCAGGCCGCGCCCGTGGATACCGCTGGGCGAAGTCTGGTCCGACAGCACCCAGTCGGACAGATCCGCAGGCCGGTGAAACCAGATGGCGTGGTCGATCAGCGCCGAGAATGTCGCGAGTTGTGTGGTGCGCCGCTGCGTCACGGTGGTTTCGAGCATCGTGGTGCCGGTGATGTAGGTGAGCAGGCAGCTGTTGAGGATGGGATCGTCGGCGACGGGTTCGGCTGGGCGCCACCACATTCGGGTGTGCTCGGGCGCTGCAGGCAGATCGCGGGCCAGCCGCGGCGGCGCGTCGATGTAGCGCCGCTCGACCCATTGCGGACGCACCCAGAATCCGCCGAGTTCGTCGGCATAGTCCCGTAGCTGCTCCTCGACCGGGAGCAGCGCGCCAGGATCCGGCACGTCGGGGATGGCCTGCTGATAGTCGATGCTCTCCATCGGGACGCTGAACGAGACGAGCGCTTCCAGCAACACGTCCCCACCCTGACGCGCGGTCACCTGACGCGTGGACAGTGATCCACCGTCACGTAGGCCGGCCACGTCCATCTCCACCGGGTACCGCGCGTCGCCGGCGCGCAGCAGATAGACGTGGATGCTGTGCGGTTGTCGGTCGACCACGGTACGACTGGCCGCCATCAAGGCCTGCGCCGCGATGTGCCCGCCGATGATGTGGTGGTCGGCGTTGTCGATCTGCGTGGCGACGAACGTGGTGTCGTCTTTCTGCGCGAGATCGAGCGTGGCCAGGATGTCGGCGAGCTGCGGGAGGGGCACCGCAGCATTATCTACAGCGCGGACGGCAGCTCAAGATCGGCGGGCAGTTCCGAGGGGCTGATCGAGATGATGGTGACGGTGTCGCTCTGCGCTCCGTTGAGTGACGTCCTGCCGGTGACGTATAGGTGGGTGCCGTCGGGGCTGATCGCAATGTTGTTGACCGCCCCGATGCCGGTGATACTTTCGATCACCGGGTCGCGCGCATCCCGGTCCAGGTCGAGTACGACGATCGCGCCGCTGCCGGAGACCACGTACGCGCGCTGCCCATCGGGTGAGACGACGATGCCGCTGGGATCCCGTACCGAAATATCCTGTTGTTCAGTTGTTCCGGCGCCCGTCGCGAACCGGACGATCCGGTCGTTCGCAGCATCGACGACCCAGACGTCGCCGCCGCTGACGGCGAAGTCCCCGGCGTCGAACGTGGTTGCGCCGCGGTCGACCGGCTGCCCGACGTCCGGGTCGATCACGGTGTACCCCGTGACACCGTCGCCGTTGTCGATGACGATGTTGCCGTGGGCGTCGACGGACATCTGTCCGATGTCGTCGGGCAGCTGCGTGATCGGACTGACCGTGCCGTCGGCGTCGAGCGCCCGCAGCAGGGTGTTGCGTCCGTCGAACGACGCGTAGTACAGGGTGCTGCCGTCCGGGCTCACGGCGATCTGCAACGGCGGATTCTCGAGCTCCACTTCCTCGATCTCACCCGTCGCGGCGTCGATCTTCCATACCGTGTTGTCGCTTCCGAGCGCGTACACGACCGGGTTGTCGGCCGATTGCGACACGACGAGTTGCCGCGTGCGGACGTTGGTTCCGGTGCCGATCGTGTAGGTGTCCTCGACGGTCCCGTCGATCGCGTTGATCCGGCTGATCACGTTGTTGTTGGCGTTGGCGACGAGGATCGTGGTGCCGTCCGGCGCGACCACCACGGCGTCGACGCGATCGATGCTTGCCGGTGTCCTGTCGCCCGCGATGGTGCCGACCACCGCGTTGTCCAGCGGCGCGATGAGTACCGCGACGTCCTTGGTGTAGACGCCGTACGGGTCGGTGACCGTGAACGTCACCACGACCCGCCGATCGGTGAGCGGCGCGCCCACCACGGAGGCCGCTTCGCGCGCGGCTTCGGTTGGCGTGAAAGTCAATTCGCCGGTCTGCTCGTCGTAGGCGAAGACGCCCTTGTCGGTGGTGGGAAGTTGCACCGAGGCGGCACCGAGATCCGGTGGCCCGTCGAGATCACGCCATGTGGCGGTCACGGTCGCCGTGCCGGTGGCGCGGTCCACGGTCTGCGTGGTCTTGACTGTGGGTTCATGGTTGAGGCCGACGATGGTCACGGCGACCTGCTGCGTGGTCGCGGTGGCGGTGTGGCCGTCGGACATCGTGAACGTCAGGTCCACGGGGGCTTCGCCGGTCGGCCCGAGCGCGTGCGCGTCGGCGTAATTCGCGGTGTACGTGACGGTCCGGCTGCCGTCCGCGTTGACGACGCCGGACAGCGTCACCTGACCCGACGGCGCGGTCACGCCGATGTTGCTGACAGCGTCGCCGTCGGCATCGGCGAACTTGACGTCGAACGTGGCTTTTCCGTCGGGGCCGATCCTCGTCGAACCACCGACGACGCTCACGGTCGGCGCGGAATTGACTCCAGTCACGACGATGTCGTCGCGGTAGGTCGCACTGACCCCTTGATGGTCGTCCGTGGCCACGAATTGCACTGTTGCCGTGCCGGTTTGGGTGCTGCCATTGGCGGTCAAGCTGTGCGCATATGCCGGGTCGATGGTGAAGGTGTACTGATAGTGGCGCTCGTCGATCTTCGTCGCGGTGAGTGTTCCGTGTGTGACGGTCGGGACGACGGTGACGACGTCTCCGGTGTCGTCGTCGCGCACCTCGACGGTGTAGATGCCGTCCTTTTCCGTCACGTTCAGCACCGGAGCGGCGTTGACGCCGCTGACCGGGATCGTGTCACCGTCCTGTGCTGAACCGCCGTGGCCGTCGGTCGCGCGGAAGCCGACCTCCGCTGTTCCCTCATCCGGCGGTCCCGGCTTCGTCAGGTCGTGCGCGTATGCCGGGTCGACCGTGAAGGTGTACTGGTAGACCCCCTTGGTCGCGGTCTCGCCGCCTGTCAGCGTGCCGTGCGTCACCGACGGCGTGAGTGTGATCGGGTCATCATCGTCGTCTGTCACCGTGATGGTGTACACGCCGCCGGCACCGGGAACGACGGTCATCTCGGGAGCGGCGTTGACCGCCGCGATCGAGACCGTCCGCGACTCGGTGTCCGTGCCGCCGCGGCCGTCCGACACCGTGAACGTTGCCGTTCCCACCCCGGGATCCGTGTTGCCGCCGAGGCTTAGATCGTGTGCGTACGCCTTGTCGGGCGTGAAGGTGTACTCGTAGTTCGTGATTGCACCGGTCTGGCTGGTCGACGTTTGCGTCAGCGTGCCGTGGACGCCATTGCTCGTCAGGTGCAACGCGTCGCCATCTTGGTCGGATGCGCTGACGGTGTACTTCACGGTGCCGTCCGGTTGGACGTCGCCGCCGGTCACTGTCACGTCAGGTGCGTGGTTGACCGCGGCGTAGGAGAACGTCACCGTGTACGTCGCCTCGTGGCCGCCGCCCAGGAGGTGCAGGTGTGGCCATGTCGACGATGCGTCGCTGACCGCGATGGTGAACTGGACCTCGTCTCCGCTGTTGGGCGTCCAATCGTCCTGCGGTGTGTAGGTGAATTTCCCGTCGGCGCCGACCTCGACCGAGCCCTGCGACGGCGGTGTCTTGACCGAGTACTTCAATTGGTCGCCGTCGGCGTCTGCGCCCACGATCTGCCCTGTCGCCACGCCGGTGGTGTTGTTCACCTCGACCTGGCCGTTCAGCCGCGCGGTCGGCGTGGCGTTGAAGAATGTGCGGCGTACGGCCACGAAGGCCAACTCGATCAGTCGCGGCAGCGGCAGGACCGGTCGCGTGGGGCTGCCCGCCGATGGCCGCAGCCCCAGCGCAGCGAACAGGTCCGTCGCGACGCGGGGTGTAGCCGCCGTGGCCGCGGCTTCGGGTGCTACGACCGTCACCGCCGGGGTCACCGGCGCGTGAACCACCGAGACCCTGTTGATGTCGAACGTCGAAACCTCTTGCCGCAGCTGCAGGTTGGTCGCCGAGTCCAGACCGTGATCCATGGTGTCCCGGCGCTCCGAGACCGGCTTGGGCTCGGTCGAGGACACCGTGTCGCGCGGCGACACGTCGATGGTCACCGTGTGCGGGCGCTCGGTGATCGAAGCGCGCGGTGTGGAGCGGTTGCGGGACGAACTGGTGTGCGCGTCGGTCTCCTCACGCGCCGCGGCAGTCTCGACGTCAGCACCCGCCGAATCGGCATCATCGTCGACGACTGGCTCGGTGTCGCGCTCGACCGTCTGTTCCTGGCGGTTTTCAGGGTCGTCGTCCTCGATGGCCGGCTTGACCTCGTCTCGTCTGATCGTGATGCGCGTTCCATCGAAGAGGGCGCGGGGCCGCTTCTTCTTGGCGGCAGGCTTGGAGTCCTCTTGCGGATCGGAACCCGCTTCGGTTTCCGGTGCTGCCGCACCCTCACTCGGCCCCGACGCCGATGCCGGCGATGTGGGATCGTTCGGGGCGGAACCCGCGTCCGTCGTGTCTGCCAGAGCCGTGCCCTGGCCAGTTGTCACGGCGACGCTGAGGCCGACCGCCAATGTAAGACCGGTGATTGCGCGCCGTGATGTCGACATCCCCGACTCCTGAGCGGATACATGCCGGAGCCGACTGGCAGCCGACATTTACCCGACAGGAAATCATGTCTCTGCCCGACCTGCGGCAAGCGGCAAATGTGGGAACGAGGCGTCGGTTTGCTGGCAAGTCATTGCCAAGGGAAGGAATGTCGAGCGTTACCGCCCGCGATGCGCGCTCACGGCCAATTGTGTTCGGCTGGACGGCGAGCCTGGATCCGCGCAGCCCAGTGGGTCATTCGCGGTGCGGCGAAATCCCCACTGGGCTGCGCTGATCCCATCGAGCGAGTGACGGGATTCGAACCCGTGTAAACGGCTTTGCAGGCCGGTGCCTAGCCACTCAGCCACACCCGCATCGGATAGTGACTGTGCCAGGTGCGCCGGTGGCCGCCCACGGTTTCGATCGCGGTGATCGCTACTCGTCCTCTCCGACCGGCCTGCCGACCACGGCCCCGCCCTGGGGCCAGCCGGCCGGCGAGTCCTCCCACGGTTCCTGACGCCCGTACGGCGTGAGGTCGAGGTACGGGTATCCCACCGCGGTGTGATCGAGCCCGCGCGCGAATGTCGAGTAGGTGTGGAAGACGTCGTCACCGCGCCGCAGGAACACGCTCGCCCCGGGCCAGTCACCGCGCAGATCTTCGTCGGCGAAGCCGTCGGCCCGCAGTTCGTCCGCGGTCTTGTAGTTGTATTCGATTGGCGCACGGGCCGGGTCGAGCGTCACGTGGTAGTCGTAGGTGAAGTCGTTGTCGCACGACGAGTACCACGGGAACGTCCACCCGTGCTTGTCCTTGTAGGCGGCAATGCTCGCGTACGGCGCGCGGGAGATGCACGCGAACGTGACGTCCTTACCGTGCAGCAGCGCCCGGTCCTGCTCGGTGAAGGTGAGATCGGCTGCGGCCGTGCAGCTGGGGCAACCCTCGTCGATCGCGTCGATCCACATGAAGTGGTGGATGTAGAGCTGGCTGCGGCCCTCGAACATGTCCAGCAGCCGCACCTCGCCGTCGGGCCCCTCGAAGACGTAGTCCTTCTCCACCCTGACCATGGGCAACCGGCGTCGCTGGGCGTTGACCGCGTCCCGCAGGTGCGTGACCTCGCGTTCGGCGGCCAACAGTTTCGTGCGGGCCTCCAGCCACTCCTCCCGGGAGACGACGTCGGGGTAGGCCGTTGGATGTGGCGACATGGGAATCCCTCCTCGTCGGAAACAGATCTCACCCATATCGACTCGCTCCGGCCACAAGAGTCATCGCGGGGACGTAGTTTGTGCCCATGGATTTCTGGCTGGCCGATCCGCCGTTCTTCGGCGGGCCGGGACAGGGCACCCGTCAGATCATCGAGTTGTTCGTCGCGTTCGGGTTGACCGCGCTGATCGGGCTGGAACGCGAGGTTCAGGGCAAGAGCGCCGGGTTACGCACCCAGACCCTCGTCGGCACGGCAGCGGCCCTGATCCTGTTGGTCAGCAAGTACGGCTTCATGGACGTGTTGTCGCCCGGCACCGTGGTGCTCGACCCGTCCCGGGTCGCGGCCCAGATCGTCACGGGGATCGGCTTTCTGGGCGCTGGCATCATCATCGTCCGACGCGGCTCGGTCCACGGCCTGACCACCGCGGCCGCGGTGTGGGAATCCGCGGCGATCGGGATGGCTGCGGGCGCCGGGCTGCTGCTGTTGGCCTGCACCGTGACCGTGATGCACTTCCTGATCATCCTGGGGTTCATGCCGCTGGTGAAGCGGCTGACTGCTCGCGTCAACGGTTCGATCCGTATGCTCGTCGGCTTCGAGGACGGTCGTGGTGTGCTGCACGAGATCGTGCGGGTCTGTGATCGGCACCGGTGGCAGCTGACCGATCTGGCGGCCAACTCGGCTGACGACGCGGGAGGCGCCGGCGTGACGCTCACGCTGACCGGCAGCGGAATCCGCACCGCACCCGCGGTTCTGGCGGCGATCGACGGAGTCACGGCGATCCACCAGCTCGACGAGGATCCGGACTGACGCAGCCCTGATGCCGAAAGGCCAGTCGCCGATGCTGGAGACCGCGGTTACCGGCGGGAGCGGAACGACGCGACGGTGCCGGCCGCGGCGAGCACCGCGAAGACCGCGAACAGCCACTTCGCGGCGGCCGCACCACCGGTCTCGCTGAGGTTGACGACGACGCCCGCGAGGCCGGCGCCGAACGCGCCGCAGATCAGCTGCACGGTGTTGATCGCCGCGGCCGCCGCGGGCCCCTCGGCCGGGTCGTCGACGCTGCCCATCGCCCAGGCGGACAGGTGCGGCCAAGCGATGCCGATCCCGGCACCGGCCACCAGCAGCGCCAGGGCCCACAGCACCACCAGCGGCGCGGCCATGCCGCCGCGGATGAGGAGCGCACCGGCAGCAAGACCGACCGCCATCACCAGCGGCGCGACCGCGACGGTTCGCCTGATGGCGCGCCGGCGTTGCAGCGACGCGCTGAGGATCTCCCCCACGGTCCACCCCACCGAAAGCACCGCTGCGAAGAACCCGGCCGCGACCGGCGTCAGATGTGCGAGGCGCTGTCCGAACAGCGGCACATACATGTCGACCATGGTCGCCGCCATCAACACCCCGAGGGTCAGGTAGATCCACTTCAGCGGTCCGGCGCCGAACGTGCTGGGCGGCAACACCGATGCGGACATCCGGCGGTCGACCGCGATGAACGCGGCGACGAGCAGGCCGCCCAGCACCAGCAATGCCGCCGTCGCCCGCACATCGTGAGGGATGCCCGCGACACTGACGGCCATCGCGGCCGCACCCAACAGCGCCAGCGACCAGATCGGCACCCCGGGCAACGCCTCATGGGCTGCGGTGCTGTCGCGCCCGGGCAGCACGATCGGCACCATGACCGCCATCGCGACGGTCAGGATCACCAGAACCCCGAACGCCCACCGCCAGAGCCCGTACTGCGCGAACAGTCCGCCCGCCGCCGGGCCGACCAGGGTGCCCACGCCCCACATCGCCGACACCAACGCAGAAGCCTTGGTCCACAACGTGTTCGGCAGCGCGGTGTTGATGACCGCATAGCCCAGCCCGGCCACCAGACCGCCCGCAAAGCCCTGAACGGTACGGCCGGCCAACAGCACCTCCATGCTCGGCGCCACCGCACACACCAGGCTGCCCGCACCAAAAAGGCTCAGCCCCAACAGGTATGACAACCGCGGGCCGATTCTCATCAGAACGGTGTGCACCGTGGTCGCCGCGATGACCGACGCCACCAGATACACCGCCGTCACCCACGCGTAGAAGCGCTGGCCGCCGATGTCGGCGACCGCGCTGGGCAGCAGGCTGATGGTGATGAACTGATTGGTCGCGTACAGCAGGACGCCACCGGCCAGCACGGTCGATGCGCCGAGGTGGCCGGGCCCCAGGAGTTGACGCCATGTCCCCGTGGTGTCGGCGGTCGCGGTATCGGTCACGACGACGACGCTAGATCCTCAACTGCCGTTGAGGTCAAGGACGGCTCATTTGAGTCCCGCGGCATCCATGCCGCGCAGCTCCTTCTTCAGATCGGCGATCTCGTCACGGATCCGGGCCGCCAGTTCGAACTGCAGATCGCGCGCTGCGGTCATCATCTGTTCGGTCAGATCCTTGATGAGGTCGGCCAGCTCGGCACGCGGCATGTTCGACGTGTCGCGGCCCTCGACGATGCCGGCACTGACCGCCCGCCCGGGCTCGCCCTGCGCGCGCCTGCCCCGCGAAGCATTGCGGCCCGAGCCACCGACATCGACCGTTTCCGTGTCTTCGGCCTCGCGGTACACCTGGTCCAGGATGTCGGCGATCTTCTTGCGCAACGGTTTCGGGTCGATACCGTTGGCCTCGTTGTAGGCGATCTGCTTGGCCCGCCGGCGTTCGGTCTCGTCGATGGCCTCCCGCATCGAATCGGTGATCTTGTCGGCGTACATGTGCACTTCGCCCGACACGTTGCGGGCCGCACGGCCGATGGTCTGGATCAGGCTGCGCGTCGAACGCAGGAACCCTTCCTTGTCGGCGTCGAGGATGGACACCAGCGACACCTCGGGAAGGTCGAGACCCTCGCGGAGCAGGTTGATGCCGACCAGCACGTCGTACTCCCCCAACCGCAACTGCCGGAGCAGTTCGACGCGCCGCAGCGTGTCGACCTCGGAGTGCAGGTACCGCACCCGGATACCGAGCTCCAGCAGGTAGTCGGTGAGATCCTCGGCCATCTTCTTGGTCAGCGTCGTGACCAGCACGCGCTCGTCGCGTTCGGTGCGCTTGCGGATCTCCCCGATCAGATCGTCGATCTGTCCCTTGGTGGGCTTCACGATGACCTGCGGGTCGACCAGGCCCGTCGGCCGGATGACCTGTTCGACGAACTCACCACCGGACTGACTGAGCTCGTACGGCCCCGGCGTCGCCGAGAGGTACACCGTCTGGCCGATCCGGTCGGCGAACTCCTCCCACGTCAGCGGCCGGTTGTCGACCGCCGACGGCAGCCGGAAGCCGAAGTCCACGAGGTTGCGCTTGCGGGAGATGTCGCCCTCGTACATGCCGCCGATCTGCGGCACCGTGACGTGCGACTCGTCGATCACCAGCAGAAAATCCTCGGGGAAGTAGTCCAGCAACGTCGCCGGGGCCGAGCCCGCCGGGCGCCCGTCGATGTGCCGCGAGTAGTTCTCGATGCCCGAGCAGAAGCCCACCTGCTTCATCATCTCGACGTCGTAGTTGGTGCGCATGCGCAGCCGCTGCGCCTCGAGTAGCTTTCCCTGCCCTTCGAGTTCCGCGAGGCGCTCCTCGAGTTCGGCCTCGATGGTCGAGATCGCGTGCGCCATGCGATCCGGACCCGCGACGTAATGGGTAGCTGGGAAGATCCGCAGCGAATCGACCTTGCGGACGATGTCGCCGGTCAACGGGTGCAGGTAGTACAGCGCCTCGACCTCGTCGCCGAAGAACTCGATGCGCACCGCGAGCTCCTCGTAGGACGGGATGATCTCGACGGTGTCGCCGCGGACGCGGAAGGTACCGCGGGTGAACGCCATGTCGTTGCGGTTGTACTGAACGTCGACCAACAACCGCAGCAGACCGTCCCGCGGCACCTCGTCACCGACGTTGAGCTCGACCGACCGGTCCAGGTAGGACTGCGGCGTGCCCAGGCCGTAGATGCAGGACACGGACGCGACCACCACGACGTCGCGCCGCGAAAGCAGGCTCGACGTCGCCGAGTGCCGCAGCCGCTCGACGTCGTCGTTGATCGAGCTGTCCTTCTCGATGTAGGTGTCGGTCTGCGCGATGTACGCCTCTGGCTGGTAGTAGTCGTAGTACGACACGAAGTACTCGACGGCGTTGTGCGGCAGCATCTCCCGCAGTTCGTTGGCCAACTGCG
Proteins encoded:
- a CDS encoding universal stress protein — encoded protein: MSAYRTVVVGTDGSDSSLRAVDRAGQIAAGANAKLVIATAYFPQSEDQRAADVLKDEGYQMAGNAPIYAILREASDRAKAAGAKDIEERPIVGAPVDALVELSEDVKADLLVVGNVGLSTIAGRLLGSVPANVARRSKTDVLIVHTS
- a CDS encoding MgtC/SapB family protein, with the translated sequence MDFWLADPPFFGGPGQGTRQIIELFVAFGLTALIGLEREVQGKSAGLRTQTLVGTAAALILLVSKYGFMDVLSPGTVVLDPSRVAAQIVTGIGFLGAGIIIVRRGSVHGLTTAAAVWESAAIGMAAGAGLLLLACTVTVMHFLIILGFMPLVKRLTARVNGSIRMLVGFEDGRGVLHEIVRVCDRHRWQLTDLAANSADDAGGAGVTLTLTGSGIRTAPAVLAAIDGVTAIHQLDEDPD
- a CDS encoding acyl-CoA thioesterase, whose product is MPLPQLADILATLDLAQKDDTTFVATQIDNADHHIIGGHIAAQALMAASRTVVDRQPHSIHVYLLRAGDARYPVEMDVAGLRDGGSLSTRQVTARQGGDVLLEALVSFSVPMESIDYQQAIPDVPDPGALLPVEEQLRDYADELGGFWVRPQWVERRYIDAPPRLARDLPAAPEHTRMWWRPAEPVADDPILNSCLLTYITGTTMLETTVTQRRTTQLATFSALIDHAIWFHRPADLSDWVLSDQTSPSGIHGRGLATATMFNRSGQFVCTATQEIYFGRERRSS
- a CDS encoding Ig-like domain-containing protein; the protein is MSTSRRAITGLTLAVGLSVAVTTGQGTALADTTDAGSAPNDPTSPASASGPSEGAAAPETEAGSDPQEDSKPAAKKKRPRALFDGTRITIRRDEVKPAIEDDDPENRQEQTVERDTEPVVDDDADSAGADVETAAAREETDAHTSSSRNRSTPRASITERPHTVTIDVSPRDTVSSTEPKPVSERRDTMDHGLDSATNLQLRQEVSTFDINRVSVVHAPVTPAVTVVAPEAAATAATPRVATDLFAALGLRPSAGSPTRPVLPLPRLIELAFVAVRRTFFNATPTARLNGQVEVNNTTGVATGQIVGADADGDQLKYSVKTPPSQGSVEVGADGKFTYTPQDDWTPNSGDEVQFTIAVSDASSTWPHLHLLGGGHEATYTVTFSYAAVNHAPDVTVTGGDVQPDGTVKYTVSASDQDGDALHLTSNGVHGTLTQTSTSQTGAITNYEYTFTPDKAYAHDLSLGGNTDPGVGTATFTVSDGRGGTDTESRTVSIAAVNAAPEMTVVPGAGGVYTITVTDDDDDPITLTPSVTHGTLTGGETATKGVYQYTFTVDPAYAHDLTKPGPPDEGTAEVGFRATDGHGGSAQDGDTIPVSGVNAAPVLNVTEKDGIYTVEVRDDDTGDVVTVVPTVTHGTLTATKIDERHYQYTFTIDPAYAHSLTANGSTQTGTATVQFVATDDHQGVSATYRDDIVVTGVNSAPTVSVVGGSTRIGPDGKATFDVKFADADGDAVSNIGVTAPSGQVTLSGVVNADGSRTVTYTANYADAHALGPTGEAPVDLTFTMSDGHTATATTQQVAVTIVGLNHEPTVKTTQTVDRATGTATVTATWRDLDGPPDLGAASVQLPTTDKGVFAYDEQTGELTFTPTEAAREAASVVGAPLTDRRVVVTFTVTDPYGVYTKDVAVLIAPLDNAVVGTIAGDRTPASIDRVDAVVVAPDGTTILVANANNNVISRINAIDGTVEDTYTIGTGTNVRTRQLVVSQSADNPVVYALGSDNTVWKIDAATGEIEEVELENPPLQIAVSPDGSTLYYASFDGRNTLLRALDADGTVSPITQLPDDIGQMSVDAHGNIVIDNGDGVTGYTVIDPDVGQPVDRGATTFDAGDFAVSGGDVWVVDAANDRIVRFATGAGTTEQQDISVRDPSGIVVSPDGQRAYVVSGSGAIVVLDLDRDARDPVIESITGIGAVNNIAISPDGTHLYVTGRTSLNGAQSDTVTIISISPSELPADLELPSAL
- a CDS encoding MFS transporter, translating into MTDTATADTTGTWRQLLGPGHLGASTVLAGGVLLYATNQFITISLLPSAVADIGGQRFYAWVTAVYLVASVIAATTVHTVLMRIGPRLSYLLGLSLFGAGSLVCAVAPSMEVLLAGRTVQGFAGGLVAGLGYAVINTALPNTLWTKASALVSAMWGVGTLVGPAAGGLFAQYGLWRWAFGVLVILTVAMAVMVPIVLPGRDSTAAHEALPGVPIWSLALLGAAAMAVSVAGIPHDVRATAALLVLGGLLVAAFIAVDRRMSASVLPPSTFGAGPLKWIYLTLGVLMAATMVDMYVPLFGQRLAHLTPVAAGFFAAVLSVGWTVGEILSASLQRRRAIRRTVAVAPLVMAVGLAAGALLIRGGMAAPLVVLWALALLVAGAGIGIAWPHLSAWAMGSVDDPAEGPAAAAAINTVQLICGAFGAGLAGVVVNLSETGGAAAAKWLFAVFAVLAAAGTVASFRSRR
- a CDS encoding MBL fold metallo-hydrolase — translated: MTRPNITVDETYTGHVEPHTAARRTVPGASIVKASVGPMDNNAYLVTCASTGKTLLIDAANDADALLGLIEANAPKLDLIVTTHQHFDHVQALAAVSEATGAPTAAHQLDAEALPVRPDRILADGDTIRIGDLELDVIHLRGHTPGSVALALNSPDGVTHLFTGDCLFPGGVGKTWQPGDFETLLGDVTSKVFDVYDDNTVVYPGHGDDTTLGAERPSLTAWRERGW
- a CDS encoding DUF899 domain-containing protein; protein product: MSPHPTAYPDVVSREEWLEARTKLLAAEREVTHLRDAVNAQRRRLPMVRVEKDYVFEGPDGEVRLLDMFEGRSQLYIHHFMWIDAIDEGCPSCTAAADLTFTEQDRALLHGKDVTFACISRAPYASIAAYKDKHGWTFPWYSSCDNDFTYDYHVTLDPARAPIEYNYKTADELRADGFADEDLRGDWPGASVFLRRGDDVFHTYSTFARGLDHTAVGYPYLDLTPYGRQEPWEDSPAGWPQGGAVVGRPVGEDE